The genome window ACAGGAGACGGTCGCGCTGGCCCAGCCTCCCGGAGCAGCGGTCGCACCGCTTCTCCTCGCCCTTCCGCTCCACCTCGCAGAGCACGCAGTCCTTGTATCCGAATCGAAGGAGGTTTTCCGGGCGGAGGAAATCCATAACCGGACTATTCTTTACTCGCGGGGGAAAAAATGCAACCGAATGGGAAAGAGATGGCGTCCCCAGGGGGATTTGAACCCCCGTCGCCGCCGTGAAAGGGCGGTGTCCTTGGCCGGACTAGACGATGGGGACGCGCGCGGTGGTGAGCCCAGCTGGGATCGAACCAGCGGCCCTCTGATTAAAAGTCAGATGCTCTGCCAACTGAGCTATGGGCTCATTCGGAAACGTTACACCCCTATTTCACGGTGGCCACCGCAACGATCGACAATCCCCAAGGGAAGGCTCCCCCCCGTGCCATCACTTTCCCTTCCAGCGAAAACACCGCTCTGAAAATTGCATTGAATGGCCACATTGGGACAAAAAGATCCGGCTTCTCAATTTTTGCCGAAAAAATCTTTTTAACCATTCTGTCTATAATTGCAAGAGGAAACAGAATGAAATTGTAATAAGAGACATATTCCACATTGTATCCTGCATCTATGAGTTTTTTCACAATATCAGCCTTTTCATACCTCCTGAAATGACCATGATATCTGTCCCTGCTGGAATATAGAAACATGTACGCGGGTACGGTAATAATAATACTTCCTCCAATAGAAATGAATCGCCTCACTTCCTTTAGTGATT of candidate division KSB1 bacterium contains these proteins:
- a CDS encoding class I SAM-dependent methyltransferase; its protein translation is MDKLLFEEMDRFEEIHWWFIGKRAIVIELMNKFIRRRKTSGKLKIADFGAGTGHMLKHLSEFGDVAGMEMSDEALRFAVAKCENVRKGNLPDNIPFNEKEFDFIVLSDVLEHIKDDVKSLKEVRRFISIGGSIIITVPAYMFLYSSRDRYHGHFRRYEKADIVKKLIDAGYNVEYVSYYNFILFPLAIIDRMVKKIFSAKIEKPDLFVPMWPFNAIFRAVFSLEGKVMARGGAFPWGLSIVAVATVK